The Heptranchias perlo isolate sHepPer1 chromosome 15, sHepPer1.hap1, whole genome shotgun sequence genome contains the following window.
gggctcgatgttaccagagctgcgggttcgtggcgggggggctattgggcgtgtgggtaacgcgcccggcgaaatcagtctgcccccccgtgcgatcgcagcctaattggatccacttacctggtcttctgggttccccgctgctgatctgcgcgtcataagaacataagaaataggagcaggagtaggccaatcggcccctcgagcctgctccgccattcaataagatcatggctgatctgatcctaacctcaaatctaaattcatgtccaatttcctgcccactccccgtaacccctaattccctttacttcgggcggactgcgcatgcgcagtaagctctgtcagctggaggagctctatttaaaggggcagtcctccactgacagatgctgcaacaaataggaaaaattacagcattgagcagcccagggggaaggctgctcccagtttaatgatgcctcactccaggtatcattagatggggtgaggaggagggggaggacagagatcttccccccggcgggcgggaggaagcggcctgcctctgccaccaggaaggcctggttcgagatgacagaggaggtcacctgcaccaccaacatacagtgcaggaggcgctgcaatgacctaattaggtcagccaaagtgagtacacttactctttcccctacactccgtctgccacatcaccgcccccaccccacatctccttctgcactgccaacactactctgtcacatcacccctcatacccattcaaacctcatcctcatcttacctgcacttactcacctcgccagtactcatcccgccactaccactcaacccaatcctcataccatctcatggctcgatctcatactcaccctctcgtgcatctctttcacagtcagcctcactcaacctgccactacctgtgctgcagccacagggcatgcatcgcatatgtgcagtaggaagcgtaaggcaaacgtgtcgtgagcataaaggggatgcacaagagtgtttgagggtttgtcgtggtttttacttacattgaatttctgaccaactcacatcacatattatattggcaccactactgccacgtctttgcgaatcttgtctggtttgtgcaataatgccctttcctgaggatcacaatgaagacccacaactgatgacacccattgtgtcactgcagagtgggtgtaggtgtatttgcagggctcttttgtgcagacgactgagagaagtcggtgatgtccccggtggcaccttggaaggatgcggagaagtttttgagggcagtggtgactttgacagtgacaggtaagaagatggtgctcgggccaaccgggagcagctcggcatgaaggaggctgcagatgtccacgactacatgtcgagtgactctgagcctccgtatgcactgctgctcagagaggtccaggaagctgagcctcggtctgtggaccctgtggcgagggtagtgccctctgcgacgcatctctctctgcggttgccctccctcctgctgtgcaggtggatgtgtcacagcactgtgttgtggagctccacttgtcagaggcggaaggcgtggccggcgaggctggtgatgctgttcgccctccgaggaggtcatgactgcagctacggcggctcccatctgaaagatgtacatctgagggggtctgcaaggtaggtacatgtctctggaccctggggtaagtgtgcaagttggtgaattttcttgtcaggaggagggtggtggaggccaaactttgtcccaagtgacagagtggcctcctgcaatgactgagggtctcccccccccaccacctgtcaaatggacctttgcagctgccacaggctgacagctgcaacacgtccatttcaactgggagtgtttcccccagtatgagaaacagtcctagttgtctctaaaatcccacccctcctcacataatcccttaatcaggtctgttgatgacctgaaatagctagataaatattgtcaagtggccccccaccggctttaattgcctgcaggagtcccacatgaggGGGTCCCACatacgggggctgcgcgtgcacctcggcgcgtctgtggggaacccggaagtgggcgggttggagccgggctccggacccgctccgggatttcccgatttttggagctcccccgccatgaacgcacccaatagcgggtgctaaaatgaagcccctgGTCTCTATACTtgagagaagcgtagacttaggggtgatttgatcaaggtttataaaataatgaagggacaagGTTGTGTTTATGTTGACCAGTTGTTTCAACTGATTAGGCtgtggaggaccaggggtcaaatTTACAAGTTATTcaagggcagaactaggttggataTTAGGCGGATCTTTACCCGTAGTGtacctgtggaacaggttgccggcTTGTGCAGTGAATGCTGATTCGCTGTATTCCTTCAAGCGACAGTTGAACCTGTTTTTGGCTGGTATCCTGTGACATAAATCAGGAAAAATGTgacctcctggactagttttgatcacctaaggAGGTTGGAGAGgatttttccagttttctccctaattggcctgggtttttaatctggtttctcACCTCTCCATATTACATGGCTCCATGGTGGGTGGGGAGTGCTTCTACTGTGATGCACAAGGCCTTACAACTATATGGGTCAGGCTGAATGGAagagtaggtcttttcctgtccgtcatttttgTATGTATGTGACCTGACCAATTAAGGGAGCAGCTGATGTCAACAAAGCCAAGCAGATATCTGCGGCAAACCCCAATTTGTAAGACGATTCTCATAGTCGAATAGCCTGCAGACACTCAATGCTTAAGTTCATACATTTAGAATAGATACTTCGTCAAGGTACCAGATGGTACCCCTGGAACcaagagtcagtgtcttcaggggaaaattggcgggggggaggggggagcaaatAGAAAAATCACCATTCTTTGTGGAAATTACAACTTAGTAGTCATATCATTACAAATCACTGATGAACTTCTTGCATTTTGGAATAGTGTTGGTCAATTTTTTAAACAACATTTTAAATCTATTACACCCACTTTTCTATTTTTGAGTCAACAGGTATTCTATATTAATGTCATGATACTGTGTATAATCTCACAAAGAGAACTTCAAGAAGTTTCAAAATGAAAGTGAGCTGTGAATCTAATGATTAAGTGCATGTATCAGAGGCGAGTTCTTGCAACATTTACATAGAAGTGGCAGGATTTTAACACGCCCATTCTTATTGAAATCAGCACCTGACTCAAACCACCAACTGTCTCCTTTTACCACTAACTGTTGCTTATGTTGAAACTAGAAGCCAGGATATTCGCCACACATCAGCATGAACAGATACAAAATTAATTTTGTACATACAAAAATATGGGCTCAAAAACTCACTACAACCTGACCATAAAACAGGCCTGATTTTCTGGAAAGAAAATATTATTGGAAAAAGAAAATAGAGctgtaacaattttttttaaagagcctTTGTATTATAAATGAGTCATCTTTTACAAGTCAATAACCACATATTATGCTATATGCTTTAGGTGTGTTAAGCAGTGGCAGAAAATTTGAGGTCACTGGCAAGCAGGCTAGGTGGACATCTATTTTTGCAGATTGGCCAAATTCCAGAAATGGGAGACCAGTTTGGGCTTGCAGGTGGCCTGAGGCTCAAAGCAGGAAAAGAAATGGCTGAAGTGGGAAAAGAGATTAGATCAGATGGCTGCTGAAACCAGCTGGATGCTGGAGAAACACCCACGGGTgtcaaataaataaaaataaatgaaaataagtaaatttaaaagagattaaattaaaaataaagctCATCTACAGGAAAATTGGGTAAaaacaaaatggtgggcagacatGGGCAATGCACACCACAATGCTACATGCCTGCAGTATTCAGTCTGGTGAGCTGTGCTGGGACACCTGTTTGGCACCCTACAGCTCGCCTGGCGAATTCAAATAAGGCCGGAGGCTCAAAATCATGGGGTGACTTCGCCGCCAGAATATGCAGTCAACCAGCGAACTCTGCCGGTCAGCCGCCCAAGAGTCCAAATTTACCCACTGTCTTCCAGCCATCATTCGCCTAGAATTTTTAAGGTGCTCCATTTCTATTTCTTcattttgtggggtgggggtctaCAAATTCTACTTTGTAGAATAACATTTCTTCTGTGGATTTATACAGCAAGGTATTTCTTAAAAATAAATTATAGAAAAAAATCCCTATTTTTCTTGGATCAATTTTTATTTGTCAGTGAAAAGAGCTCGCATTAAGTAGGATTTAACAAATTTGTTTTGCTATAGCAATGACATAAATTGCTACCATGTTATTACAATATACTATGGGAATAATTCTCGTCTTGCTACTGCCCCAATTTTGGGTGGTAACAAGATGGAGAAGGTATAAAAATCGGGCTAAAATCAGTTCCTCCCAATTCCCACTCAGTTATGGTTCCATTCGATATTTGAGTTGGGCCTGGGGCAGGCATCTGAAGCTCCAGCTGGAAGCAGGTGGGAGCTTAATTAACGTATTCAAAAGGGGGCGTGGAAAGGTTCTGCGTGCTTTTCGGTCCCAGTGGTTTGCTGTATGCCAAGTCTCCAGCATGCCAGTTAAAACTGGTGGGGGAAACTAGGCTGTGGGCAGTCATGCCTTATGTCGTATTGTACGAAAGAAAGCATGACAGGGTAATCAGGAGCCTGCGGTTTAGTCACACCTACCAAATGCCAACTATTTCTGCAGGCTATGTATGGCAAACCCATCTAGGAGTGACTGTGGTAACCTACCTTCTTAGAGCCTCAGCAGAGGGGAAAATGCTGAGCTCTGCTGCAAAAACATCAGCGTCTACAAGCATCATAGAGCTTGCACATGCTGAGGCACACTAACGGCCAgcaatgacatgaaacttgggtgCACCTTCTTGCAGGCATGATGCAGGGTTGACCTATGGGATGGTGCTTTACAACAGCAGAGATCAAAACCTCCCTTGCAAATATCTATTGCGGAACCACCACCTCAACCTTAGCAGCCACTAAAGGAGGCCAAGTGCTAGGAAGCACTGTCATTTGATTGCAGGCTCATGCTTGCACCTAAAGGTGCCTTTCCCTTTTTTCCTGGCCTGCCACTTCTTCATCCCATGTCCCTCCAGTCTCGGCAAAGGTTGCTGATTAGTTGAGATGCCTTTTAATGCTCTCCAGAGGTTTCTAAATTTTTGTCCCCCTCCTTGTGACATTTCCCTTTAATCACTCACATCCATTTAAATTTGACTTGCACGCAATTTTCGTCTCTGCCATTGGTGTCATCCGTAGAACCGGTGGAGTTTGGACCTGGAATTGAGAATCATTATGCAAATAAAGCTAGTCACAAAAATTGCATGCTATTAGCACTTGGGATTCTGGGGAGTCTTAAAGCAGTACAAGCTAGAATAGAACTGTTTATGCTTGAAGATGAAAATTGTCCTGatactacaaaacagaaaatgtaaGTACTTCAAAACCATCTGGTTATCATTCAGATATACtgcaccattttttttttaaaagcattgcTCCAGATGACATTGAATTATGATGAATGTGCctcaaaaaaattttaaattgttgCGTTACAAGACTGGTAGAGTAATTCAGGGAAGAATGTGTGACCTGGTGgtgaattttaatttatttttctctccagcCAATTTTCCGTTTCCCTCTTGAAGGTATTGCCTCCTTGTTAATTTTTGTGACACAATCTTGAAagtaactaactcagcacaggctgggatCTCTGTTGCAACCTTCCCCACCGTGCTTCCAAGTCAAGAGCGCTGAGGCCATCTGTGACATTCAAAGAACCATCTCACTGAGGTCAGCAAGCTGAACACTGACCAAGAAtcaatctatgatgtggagatgccggtgatggactggggtggacaaacgtaaggaatcttacaacaccaggttatagtccaacaattttattttaaaatcacaagctttcggagattatccccttcgtcaggtgaatgagtgaaagattctcaaatcgcatatcttatattaggctgggacagcatcacaccaatcaaaaggtgtcgttggtgttcaaacaggccagtcacggagaacagcacgtcccagtacactggatatacattgtgtcaattacacagacagaaagaaagagacccaaatggcagagagagagagaatattaaaacacataacatttttccccctttttgctggtggggttacgtttagcgtgacatgaacccaagatcccggttgaggccgtcctcatgggtgcggaacttggctatcaacttctgctcgacgattttgcattgtcgtttgtctcgaaggccgccttggagaacgctgacccgaagatcagtggctgaatgtccttgactgctaaagtgttccccgactgggagggaaccctcctgtctggcaattgttgcgcggtgtccgttcatccattgtcgcagtgtctgcatggtctcgccaatgtaccatgctccagggcatcctttcctgcaacgtatgaggtagacaacgttggccgagtcacaggagtatgaaccatgtacctggtgtcctctcgtgtgatggtggtattcaCACGAGGGGACACCactcaccaggtacatggttcatactcctgtgactcggccaacgttgtctacctcatacgttgcaggaaaggatgccctggagcatggtacattggcgagaccatgcagacactgcgacaacggatgaacggacaccgcgcaacaatcgccagacaggagggttccctcccagtcggggaacactttagcagtcaaggacattcagccactgatcttcgggtcagcgttctccaaggcggccttcgagacacacgacaacgcaaaatcgtcgagcagaagttgatagccaagttccgcacccatgaggacggcctcaaccgggatcttgggttcatgtcacgctacacgtaaccccaccagcaaaaaggggaaaaaaaagttatgtgttttaatattctctctctctctctgccatttgggtctctttctttctgtctgtgtaattgacacaatgtatatccagtgtactgggacgtgctgttctccgtgactggcctgtttgaacaccaacgacaccttttgattggtgtgatgctgtcccagcctaatataagatatgcgatttgagaatctttcactcattcacctgacgaaggggataatctccgaaagcttgtgattttaaaataaaattgttggactataacctggtgttgtaagattccttacaagaaTCAATCTAGACATCTTCCAGTCAGCATGGCTAACTTGCATGTTGCCTTTACCAACTGAATTATACGGGGACGGAAACTGAGCCACCTGGGAACTAGAAACATGTTTTTTCACAAGCAGGTGCAAAAAatgctaatttaaaaaaaaatcataatattttttaaaaacaggtatATAGCTTTAGATTCCTTTCTCCCCTGGGGAGAATTCTGGAAAGCAACAAGGTACAGGAAACTTGGAGCATCATTATGAAAAGAATGTACCACATTTTTTCAAAATGTAATTaatttttcattaaaaataaaaatgaaaacctGATCCACAAGTGACATAACATTTTAGCAAAACCATAAGCTCTTTATCCCCTGCTTCTTAGGCATTACAATCATTACACATGACATACTGTTTAGGATGCAGAATGTTTTATTGGCCCATGAAGAGAAAGAATTAGAAGTTTAGCGACTTTATGTTCCAAAAACAGAACAACAAACAACGCGCACTGAGCCTATTAAAACATATCAATATCTTACAGTTAAACAATACTGTTTGTCTACTCTATACTCATAGCTCAAGTACATAAGGATGGTTAGGAAATAATCTCTAATCAGTACAAATTGAATTTTCATTCAAATGCTATATTTAAGCTTGTTGCTTTGTAGTAACtctcggtgggggggtggggggagcagagaaGGGAGAAGGCAGTTCAAGGTCTTCAATGCTGTCCAATAAAACTCAACAACTTAAATTGCACCAAATAAATCTATGGATGAAATCTTATCAGTACCCTttcaaaaatccaaaagttgcaaAGAATTATATTCTACGTCACCATCCCTTCACCCCTCCTCGTTGAATTTCTTTCAATGTGTTCAATGTGTAAATGCTGAAAAAAATCATTGGAAGAAATTGGATTGAAGGAATAATGTGTCAAGATGATGAACTGATATATAAATTTTAAGTGACAGAGGCTGAAGCCCTCACTGTATGAATGGTGGCACCTCGATCAGTTCAATTCCTTCATATGAGCAGGTTCAATAACTCCATCAGTGTtgataatcaaaaaaaaattagcttCCCCCTACCCCAGAAAAAAAGTGTCAAGTATCAGCATTCACCCCTTTAAAAAAATCAGTTACAAAATCCAACTTAAAAACTTCTTTTTGAAATATTTTGAAACAGAGTTACTGGTTTAGAAGATGTACTAATTGAGAGTCCAGGGAATCTGAATAATTAAATTCAGAGTTTTTCTGCTTTATGTTTACAACTGAAAGGATTATAAATGCCTACACCAGTGGCATTACTGCAAATGCAAGATCTTAAAAGACCCACTGCAAATGCACAAGTATACAAATGCTTCTGTGCATGTAGCACTGTGCAAGTTTTCAAGGAAATTGGAACATTTCGTACGTGATCCTCTTCATCTGGCCAGAAAACACCGCACAAGTCTATCGAttggaggtggggggaaaacAAATAGATTTGTTTTTGTGTGTGGCATGGTACACACCAAATTATGGTGTCCTTTACTAGAGTTATACCAGAGCCAAAGTACTATTCGAGAATCAGACTACCTACTTTTGTGGGTTTCACTAGTGTCTAAATAAACGATTTTGGATTCAGCAGTGTTACAATGCTAATTTGGTCTCAAGTTTACACCTGTATACAGGAATAATTTTGACACCAAAATGATAGTATAAAAGCAACAGCCTTGCAAATccttactccttctcctcctcctcccccgcttccccctccccccaacatatCACTGTTCTTTGGAGAAGGATTGTTTTTTTAACAAAGCACAATTGGATCACTTTAAAACCTAAAACTTTTGAAGCTGTTCCAAACTGCACAGGTAAAGAGAAAATGTTACCTATCAACATTAActgttggggaaaaaaaatcaagagatTCTAAAGCTAATCCGCTTTTTGCTGGTTGATTTTAAAGATGAGAATTTCTCAGACGCAAGAGCAAACCATAATTTTCACAAGTTTACAGGCTACTCCAAAGATAAATGTTAGTGGTCCATGTGCTCATATCTAAATGACCAGTCACAATATAGTTTCAGGGGGGTTGTAGCAAATACTTGTGAGAAACAGGACAATTATGGACTTCCCTTATAATTCtttaactttccttttttttttatttttgcattCTTAAAGTAGAAACACTTGTACCAGGACAAATTCTGTCCAGTAAAAGACAACTATTTCACTAATTTGGTTAACTTTAATATATTTACAAGTTCCAAAATTACAGGATGATGGTATTCCAAAATTGCCATATTTTGCAGTGTGttccatttttatttaaaataaaaattcttcAGTTTTTTTTGTACAAGTTATCTTTGTCCCACCTCTGTCACTATCTTTCTATGTTATTTCCCCATATTTCCTGTTTACCTCTCTTCCTCCTTACTATCCTTTCTCTATTTTGAATGAACCCTCACCTCTGAAAAGCTGAGTAAGAGTGGACAATGATGCATCAGGGACTGCTGGTCAACTTCTACTTGTCAGGGAAGCACTTCTGCTTCCTTCCAGTACAtccttattttaaaaaatcagcaaGGCTGTTCTCAAGTGGTAGGAAGAATAACGAGTGTATAATAGTCCCTAGAATAGTAGAAATTCTTTCATGCCAAGATGAGAATAATAAATCACTTAACAAAATGGAAACTGTAATATAAACTTGTTTGTTGTCTAGGTATGTTCAAAAATGTGGCTGTCTTTCTTGAAACATAATTAAAAACTTTCAAGACCGGTGCACTTATTAATAACATTTCCATAAAAATAAATCACAGTTGTTTTGCATGAGCTATTGGACTTGAACTACCAACACTCTTCAGTAATCTGCTCTGCTTATGAGCTATCTCTGGAACAGCAAAGGACTCTAATTTCTTTGTACCATTTTCCATGTAAGAATTGTTACACCCACAGCAGATACAGTCTAGACAAGCTCTACGATTTGCATAACAAGGGCACCTCTGCCCCCTGCAAGTGAGAACGCTGGGGGCACATGCTGCACGGCCACATTTACACCCAGGTTTCCCTCTTGGCTTTTTGCACACAGATTTCACTGAACTAGCACATTCTTGAACGCCTAACCTCTTTACATTTTTGTATTTAGCATTGTAACTTTTCACCATGTTCTTCAACTTTTCAGTGACACTACTGTGTCTATTATCAGTAGGTTTCTTTAAGTTAAGTGAACTTTTGTCAGATGGTGGTATGTATGATGTAGGGATCTGCTCTGTGGATGCTTGAATTAAACTTTGATCCTCAGTATCTTCTACATTACAACCATCAGGATTTGTCTGTGACATGCTTTGTTTGCAAATCTTTCTAGTAGAGACACTAACAGCTTTCTTCCTGTCTTTTATATTGGTATCAACACTGTCAGTTGGTTGATTTGAGATAATAGATTTTTGCACCATCTGTACTTGTACCACCTGGAGTGGAGTCAATTTACTTATTATTTTCATAGCTTTTTCTGTGCAACACAACACATTGGACTCTATTTCATCCTGCACCAACATCATGCCTTCTTCCAACAAAATATTCAGGTTAATTGGTAAGGTGCTTCTTTCTGAAATATTCTCCATAATGGCACAGCCAGCTATATAGCCACAAAGTTTCTTATAACAAGCTAGAAGAATACGAAGTTGCTCATTTTCCACAAATGTTCCATGGTCTTTGCACCAACTGCAGGAAGGCTTCATTTGCATTTTCTGCCCTGTACATCTTTTACATACAAAATGTTGGCAGACTGACTTTTTGGGACCAACTGGATTTTTCAGTAGGTTACCTAAATCAAAGAAACAAGACTTCAAATATGGATACAAATATATTTTGAAGCAGTTTCAATGTGATTGACAAAACAAAAACTATATATTACACAAAATGAGGACTGAAATAGCAGCTCTGGATTGGCCAAAGAATTGGTCATTGTGAGGCAGTCATTAATAAGGCAAGTCAGGTATTTAACTGACTGTATTTCAATGCCCTCCACAAGTCAGAACATGACATACAGATCAATGGTAAGGCAAAAATAGCATGCAGTTTTAGTTATCATACCTCAAAATAAGGGATTATAAGAAGTAAACTTGAGGATCATCTGTACAACAATAATCAAGTTAACAGTAGTCAGCATGCATTCAGAAGAGGAAGATCCGGCCTGACCAACCTCCTCACTTtcaggaagtgacaacccaagtggactgtgtTAAACCATATGATGTGGTGTACCTCAACTTCCAAAAGACTTCTGATGAAGTTCTACATGAACGTTCATTAAATTCAGAGCCGTAGGGACTCGGCAAAAACCCtgagaatggataagaaactgactGAAAGGCGGGAAATTAGTATTCACTGGAGAAGTTGTACCACAGTGGAACGGCGGGGGGGCGGGGATACTAAGAGGGGTAACGCAAAACTGTTTCTATTaacaacttggattcagaaactcaatgcaaaatgGTCAAATTAGCAGATAACACCAGCTAGAGGGGCAGTGAAATTGGAAAAGGCAGCTCAAAAATTAGAAAATGAGTTGGAAAAAACATAAGTGGGCATAATACTGAcagatgaaattgaatgcagACAAGTATAAAGTgctacacataggaaggaaaaatagatgacacgcatactccatgaatggtattgaaacagccatggacaaagtGAAAAGAGACCCAAGAGTCTTCGTAAACTTAACGCTAAACATGTCCAACTAATGAAACCAACAAAGCTtacagaatgctgaactatagCAAAAACAGTAGCATATAAATCAAAGGCGGTAATGATCAAACTgcatagtgctctggtcaggccaCATTTTGAATACTGCGTCCAGGTCTGGTCACCAAGAAATGAGAGACGTtcaagtgcaggaggcactgtacAGAAGAGCTAGCAGGTTGATCCCCAGCGCagagggtctgagttatgaggaaagactagatAGACTTTGGCTTTTCAGCATGAAAGGGCACCTCTGAGAAGTGACCTCAGATAGGCATAAAGGATTGTTACGGGTATAGAAAAAAGTTATccaggaatattactttaaattaaactggaggaatagaactaggggacacagattcaaactaaTACACAGTAATTTTAGGATCAATATCaggaaatttctcttcacacacagAACAATCgaagtgtggaataaacttccagataagagttgtggaggcaaaaactctgcaatcatttaaaaaacaattggatgctgaaatGAGTGGACATTGGgatttttctggatggatgaattaagaggggctgaatggccttcctcatttgaATTTATCTTATGAAACAAGTTATGGATACATTAGAAAGGATTCAGAGAAGAATGACTAGGATGATAGTCCTCAGGATAGTAAGttacgcagcggttcaagaaggcggctcaccaacaccttctcaagggcaattagggatgggcaataaatgccggcctcgccagcgacgcccacatcccatgaacgaataaaaaaagaggttGAAGTAAATAAGCTTTTTAACTTTGACAGCATAGGGTAATGCAAAATTCGCAAGCATTGAACAAGATTAAACACTTTTCTCCCCCCATAAAACAGAAGATCTGTGAACAAATTCCCACAGAAGGCAATTAATTTGGGGTCAAttgttattttttatataaaaggaACTGGATCAGTATGTGGATTATATTGTAATTTACTCTAAATACTTTTCTTGGGATTCAGACCACTCAAGTTGGAGAGCTCTCATTCCCTATGCCTTTACCTACCTAATATCCAAGTAAAGCAGAATGGATCCAAGGACTGAACAGAAATTTCTCAGTACATTTTGGCTACTGGTTA
Protein-coding sequences here:
- the LOC137332739 gene encoding E3 ubiquitin-protein ligase MSL2-like: MNPVIATEIYIAACRCAMLMSSSCGAELEQVLADLCQLLPYLRQSLSCAVCGNLLKNPVGPKKSVCQHFVCKRCTGQKMQMKPSCSWCKDHGTFVENEQLRILLACYKKLCGYIAGCAIMENISERSTLPINLNILLEEGMMLVQDEIESNVLCCTEKAMKIISKLTPLQVVQVQMVQKSIISNQPTDSVDTNIKDRKKAVSVSTRKICKQSMSQTNPDGCNVEDTEDQSLIQASTEQIPTSYIPPSDKSSLNLKKPTDNRHSSVTEKLKNMVKSYNAKYKNVKRLGVQECASSVKSVCKKPRGKPGCKCGRAACAPSVLTCRGQRCPCYANRRACLDCICCGCNNSYMENGTKKLESFAVPEIAHKQSRLLKSVGSSSPIAHAKQL